The Fusarium poae strain DAOMC 252244 chromosome Unknown contig_6, whole genome shotgun sequence genome window below encodes:
- a CDS encoding uncharacterized protein (SECRETED:SignalP(1-17)~CAZy:CE5) produces the protein MLSQFITFLALTGCVAAAPNLRAAKCISYTIINTRGTGELQGPSAGFRTMNSQITSQLPGGKIYNTVYPAGWDQNSAQGTQDIIREVKSVLASNPSECFILEGYSQGAAATVNALSQLTGNAGDAVKGVFLIGDPLHKSGLACNVDNNGGTTTQNVNGLEAFGGGGIPQNWVSRTLDVCIFGDGVCDTTHGYGINAQHLEYPNDPETQKLGTTFVVKKLTG, from the exons ATGCTTTCACAATTCATTACCTTCCTCGCCCTTACCGGCTGCGTAGCCGCCGCTCCTAACCTAAGAGCCGCAAAGTGTATATCTTACACCATCATCAATACCCGCGGCACCGGCGAACTCCAAGGTCCCTCCGCTGGCTTCCGCACCATGAACTCCCAGATCACATCCCAACTCCCCGGCGGCAAGATCTACAACACTGTGTACCCCGCCGGTTGGGACCAAAACTCTGCACAGGGAACGCAGGACATCATCCGCGAGGTGAAGAGCGTCTTGGCGTCTAACCCTAGTGAATGTTTCATCTTGGAGGGTTACTCCCAGGGCGCTGCGGCGACCGTGAACGCGTTGTCGCAGCTGACGGGGAATGCTGGGGATGCTGTTAAGGGGGTGTTTCTGATTGGTGACCCGTTGCATAAGAGCGGGTTGGCGTGTAATGTTGATAACAATGGTGGTACGACGACTCAGAATGTCAATGGGCTTGAGGCTTTTGGGGGTGGAGGTATTCCACAGAACTGGGTCTCTCGCACGCTTGATGTTTGTATCTTT GGCGATGGAGTCTGTGATACGACACATGGGTATGGCATCAATGCTCAGCATCTTGAGTATCCCAATGATCCAGAGACTCAGAAGCTCGGAACAACTTTTGTTGTCAAGAAGTTGACTGGGTAA